In one window of Chryseobacterium sp. JV274 DNA:
- a CDS encoding DUF2845 domain-containing protein has protein sequence MNVLKFKLLALIITGIMLISCSSRSKFTSESLSIGMTKEQVISKFGKPYKSSFTENKEAGEIKESLYYRESLNMGNRSITNILTFKGGKLVSLEQGQESENNSPVIIHP, from the coding sequence ATGAATGTTTTAAAGTTTAAATTATTAGCATTAATTATAACAGGTATAATGTTAATTTCCTGCTCTTCAAGAAGTAAATTCACCTCTGAATCATTGAGCATTGGAATGACAAAAGAACAGGTTATATCAAAATTTGGAAAACCCTATAAATCTTCATTTACAGAAAATAAAGAAGCCGGAGAAATTAAAGAATCTTTATACTATAGAGAAAGTTTAAATATGGGAAATAGATCAATAACAAATATTTTAACTTTTAAAGGTGGAAAATTGGTTTCTCTTGAACAAGGGCAGGAATCTGAAAACAATTCTCCGGTTATAATTCATCCCTAA
- a CDS encoding TonB-dependent receptor domain-containing protein, translating to MKRLIHLIIVLSGTIVTAQEKKDTVATKKINEIVLKKNKFQRKNDRFIYDVGASPAAKGTTVFSLLKETPLISSMDDKTLRIAGKSNAVIYINGKKNQMDADALAAFLKSMPSESIQKIEIITMPGSEFQVESSDGVINIILKKITENGLNGSLRMSNNQGYYNNPGMGFSINYRKNNLGINSSFNSSENTKRQYYILENGSNIASNRSEGTVSIPNKDYGGYLNIDYALNDKSSIALSYNNWYNKNFTSVTNLFNTVNVLNDTVWKTSYNRSINHENAQSYNNSVNLNYELKTDSIGSKLNLNAAYLNFRKKQNGLNTTSASDSNGNMGEDISQIIQETPQIINSFSVTVDYYKKFKNDFTLSFGGNYSYTKTDNDTETSLYQLATGVAVRNPNHFFYLENIYGGYLTVEKKVNDKISAKAGIRYELTQNKGNSYNAQDDNLKNLTRNYHNILPYLNLNYSINKDHNLSYSFSGRMKRPSFWEVNPVRTYLTETNYVQNNPFMKASAVYSQELNYMFKNSYFFIVGHKYYKDVILQIPLQGIIENNGSHVNVLRYIRTNFGNRQEFNFTIGFQKSFFKQYWNTNVSIGLQHNINDGSIDTDPLTGEKFPAYINSRKSNGITISTNNNIRLDQAKTWFASINYWYVGNYQIELGQLRPLGSLEIGLKKIWNDWTFAATVYDVLNTNRVIINDPQQNGNYNYINIYNYPRQLNISISYNFGNKKIEKIRDFNNASDEIKNRTK from the coding sequence ATGAAACGTCTGATCCATTTAATCATTGTACTGAGCGGAACAATTGTAACTGCACAAGAAAAAAAAGATACAGTAGCAACAAAGAAAATAAATGAAATTGTACTGAAAAAAAATAAATTCCAGAGAAAAAATGACCGGTTTATATATGATGTAGGAGCTTCCCCGGCAGCAAAAGGGACTACGGTCTTTAGTCTTTTAAAAGAAACTCCCCTGATTTCATCAATGGATGATAAAACTTTACGGATTGCCGGAAAATCAAATGCTGTAATATATATCAATGGTAAAAAAAATCAAATGGATGCTGATGCTCTGGCAGCCTTTTTAAAAAGTATGCCATCTGAAAGCATACAGAAAATAGAGATTATTACGATGCCCGGCAGCGAATTTCAAGTTGAATCTTCAGATGGGGTTATTAATATTATTCTAAAAAAGATAACAGAAAATGGCTTGAACGGAAGCTTAAGAATGAGCAATAATCAGGGATATTATAACAATCCGGGAATGGGATTTTCTATCAATTACAGAAAAAATAATCTCGGAATTAATTCAAGTTTTAATAGTAGTGAAAACACCAAACGGCAGTATTATATATTGGAAAATGGCAGCAATATAGCTTCAAATCGTTCGGAAGGAACCGTATCTATTCCGAACAAGGACTATGGAGGATATCTGAATATAGATTATGCTTTAAATGACAAAAGCAGCATTGCATTGAGCTATAACAACTGGTATAACAAAAATTTTACTTCTGTTACCAATTTATTTAACACTGTAAATGTATTAAATGATACCGTCTGGAAAACTTCTTACAACCGAAGCATAAATCATGAAAACGCTCAATCTTATAATAATTCTGTCAATTTAAACTATGAATTAAAAACGGATTCTATCGGCAGTAAATTAAATCTAAATGCAGCCTATCTAAACTTCAGAAAAAAACAGAATGGCCTCAATACGACATCAGCATCAGATTCCAATGGAAATATGGGAGAAGATATAAGCCAGATTATTCAGGAAACACCACAGATTATTAACAGTTTTTCTGTAACGGTAGATTATTATAAGAAATTTAAAAATGATTTCACACTGTCTTTTGGAGGAAATTACAGCTATACGAAAACAGATAATGATACAGAAACAAGTCTATATCAATTGGCTACCGGTGTAGCAGTTAGAAATCCAAATCATTTTTTTTATCTGGAGAATATTTACGGAGGATATTTGACTGTTGAAAAAAAAGTAAACGATAAAATCTCTGCAAAAGCCGGAATCCGTTATGAATTAACACAAAATAAAGGAAACTCTTATAATGCTCAGGATGATAACTTAAAAAATCTTACGAGAAACTATCATAATATTTTACCTTACCTAAACCTGAACTACTCTATCAATAAAGATCATAATCTTTCATATTCTTTTTCAGGCCGTATGAAAAGACCTTCATTTTGGGAAGTAAACCCTGTAAGAACTTATTTAACGGAAACCAATTATGTTCAGAATAATCCGTTTATGAAAGCTTCCGCAGTTTATTCCCAGGAACTTAATTATATGTTCAAAAATTCATATTTTTTCATTGTCGGTCATAAATATTATAAAGATGTTATCCTGCAAATACCTTTGCAGGGAATAATTGAAAATAACGGCAGCCATGTAAATGTATTAAGGTATATAAGAACCAATTTTGGCAACCGTCAAGAATTCAATTTTACAATCGGTTTCCAGAAATCATTTTTTAAACAGTATTGGAATACCAATGTAAGTATTGGTTTACAGCATAATATTAATGATGGAAGTATTGATACGGATCCGTTAACAGGTGAAAAGTTTCCGGCATATATTAATTCCAGAAAATCAAATGGAATAACAATTTCAACTAATAATAATATAAGACTTGATCAGGCTAAAACATGGTTTGCCAGTATTAACTATTGGTACGTTGGCAATTACCAGATAGAACTGGGCCAGTTAAGGCCTCTCGGCAGTTTGGAAATAGGGCTCAAAAAAATATGGAATGACTGGACCTTTGCAGCCACTGTTTATGATGTTTTAAATACCAATAGGGTTATAATTAATGATCCGCAACAAAACGGAAACTACAATTATATCAATATTTATAACTATCCACGTCAATTAAATATTTCTATCTCTTATAACTTCGGAAACAAAAAAATTGAAAAAATACGTGATTTCAATAATGCTTCTGATGAAATCAAAAACAGAACAAAATAA